The Streptomyces sp. NBC_01268 genome window below encodes:
- a CDS encoding SOS response-associated peptidase, whose amino-acid sequence MCGRYASSRGPQDLTRLFDVTEWRPEETLAPSWNVAPTDPVYAVLERAAREEDGGEVRRELRALKWGLVPSWAKDPRSGARMINARVETVHEKPAYRRAFAKRRCLLPADGFYEWDPVEDGATGKVRKQPYFILPADGRVMAMAGLYEFWRDPEVADPDDPAAWLTTCTIITTEATDAAGRVHPRMPLALSPDHYDAWLDPHHTDTADLRALLTQPADGRLIARAVSPAVNNVRNDGPHLIDAAT is encoded by the coding sequence ATGTGCGGTCGTTACGCCTCCTCCCGCGGTCCTCAGGACCTGACCCGGCTCTTCGACGTCACCGAGTGGCGCCCCGAGGAGACGCTCGCACCCAGCTGGAACGTCGCCCCCACCGACCCCGTCTACGCGGTCCTCGAACGCGCGGCGCGCGAGGAGGACGGCGGGGAGGTCCGGCGGGAGCTGCGGGCGCTGAAGTGGGGCCTGGTGCCGTCCTGGGCGAAGGACCCGAGATCCGGCGCGCGGATGATCAACGCGCGGGTGGAGACCGTGCACGAGAAGCCCGCCTACCGGCGCGCCTTCGCCAAGCGGCGCTGCCTGCTCCCGGCCGACGGCTTCTACGAATGGGACCCGGTGGAGGACGGGGCGACCGGCAAGGTGCGCAAGCAGCCGTACTTCATCCTGCCCGCCGACGGCCGGGTGATGGCCATGGCCGGCCTCTACGAGTTCTGGCGCGACCCCGAGGTCGCCGACCCCGACGATCCTGCCGCCTGGCTGACGACCTGCACGATCATCACCACCGAAGCCACCGACGCGGCGGGCCGCGTGCACCCCCGCATGCCGCTCGCCCTCTCCCCCGACCACTACGACGCCTGGCTCGACCCCCACCACACCGACACCGCGGACCTCCGCGCCCTGCTCACCCAGCCCGCCGACGGCCGGCTCATCGCCCGGGCCGTCTCCCCCGCCGTCAACAACGTCCGCAACGACGGCCCCCACCTGATCGACGCGGCCACCTGA
- a CDS encoding isocitrate lyase/PEP mutase family protein, translating to MKGLLAAGEIVLAPGAADAVTARLVEAAGFPAVYMTGFGATASRLGMPDVGLLSQTEMTEHARNMTRAVTVPVVADADTGYGGPSSIDRTVREYLQAGVAAIHLEDQAMPKRCGQTGGVRLVDAESGVKRLRCAVEARGAADMLVIGRTDALPVEGVEEAVRRARLYRDAGADLVFVDGIKRIKDLEAVAAAVEGPKVVSVVDGNEIAGLTAADLQELGFSLAFYALTALFAATRAAADALAHLRAAGTPEGGPPRHSYEEFSRIVGTGVHQDLDHRFGD from the coding sequence TTGAAGGGCCTCCTGGCAGCCGGGGAGATCGTCCTGGCGCCGGGAGCGGCCGACGCGGTCACCGCGCGGCTCGTGGAGGCCGCGGGATTCCCCGCGGTGTACATGACGGGGTTCGGGGCGACGGCCAGCCGGCTCGGCATGCCGGACGTCGGGCTGCTCAGTCAGACGGAGATGACCGAGCACGCCCGGAACATGACGCGGGCGGTGACGGTCCCGGTCGTCGCGGACGCCGACACCGGCTACGGCGGACCGAGCAGCATCGACCGCACCGTGCGCGAGTACCTGCAGGCCGGGGTGGCGGCGATCCACCTGGAGGACCAGGCCATGCCCAAGCGCTGCGGGCAGACCGGCGGGGTGCGCCTGGTGGACGCGGAGAGCGGCGTCAAACGCCTCCGATGCGCCGTGGAGGCCCGCGGAGCGGCCGACATGCTGGTCATCGGCCGCACCGACGCGCTGCCCGTGGAGGGCGTCGAGGAGGCGGTCCGGCGGGCCCGGCTGTACCGGGACGCGGGCGCCGACCTGGTCTTCGTCGACGGCATCAAGAGGATCAAGGACCTGGAGGCGGTGGCGGCCGCGGTCGAAGGCCCCAAGGTGGTGTCCGTCGTCGACGGCAACGAGATCGCCGGACTGACCGCCGCCGACCTCCAGGAACTGGGCTTCTCGCTGGCCTTCTACGCGCTGACCGCCCTGTTCGCCGCGACCCGCGCGGCTGCCGACGCCCTGGCCCACCTCCGGGCGGCCGGCACCCCCGAGGGCGGGCCGCCGCGGCACAGCTACGAGGAGTTCTCCCGGATCGTCGGCACCGGCGTCCACCAGGACCTCGACCACCGCTTCGGCGACTGA